In Edaphobacter bradus, the following are encoded in one genomic region:
- a CDS encoding APC family permease encodes MARGSGTATKMRLLPLIAATYFMVSGGPYGLEDIIGKAGYGRALLILMLVPLLWSLPTSLMVGELASAIPCEGGFYQWVRRAMGPFWGFQEAWLSLASSIFDMAIYPTTFVLYLSHIAPVLTQGSRGLLLKLAIVAISATWNLRGAVAVGRGSQRMMAVSLSPFVVLIALALWHGLRHGIAPSSGGPPAQVDLAGAILVALWNYMGWDNASTIAQEVEDPQRNYPRAMLSSATVVMFVYTLPLAAVWLAGIPSVRFSTGAWVDAGMRLGGSLLALTVVLAGSLDGLGTFNALTLSLTRLPYAMAEDGLLPRILTLRWANGVPWVSVLACSLGWALALSFTFERLIAIDLVLYGAALMLEFVALVALRLREPAMPRPYRVPGGIGATIAIGIGPALLIVFALWAARDERVAGLPALAFATMVALAGPLVYLLMTSVARRRQQKDKGR; translated from the coding sequence TTGGCGAGAGGCTCGGGCACTGCAACGAAGATGCGGCTTCTCCCCCTGATTGCAGCGACCTACTTCATGGTCTCCGGCGGCCCGTACGGGCTGGAAGACATCATCGGCAAAGCGGGCTACGGCCGCGCCCTCCTCATTCTTATGCTCGTGCCTCTGCTCTGGAGCCTGCCGACGAGCCTCATGGTCGGCGAGTTGGCCTCAGCGATACCCTGCGAGGGAGGCTTTTACCAATGGGTCCGACGGGCCATGGGACCGTTCTGGGGATTTCAGGAGGCATGGCTCAGCCTCGCCTCCAGCATCTTCGACATGGCGATCTACCCGACGACCTTTGTGCTCTACCTCTCGCATATCGCTCCCGTCCTCACTCAGGGCTCGCGCGGACTCCTCCTCAAGCTCGCGATCGTCGCCATCTCCGCCACATGGAACCTGCGCGGAGCAGTCGCCGTAGGGCGTGGCTCGCAGCGCATGATGGCCGTCTCGCTCTCGCCGTTCGTCGTTCTCATCGCGCTCGCTCTCTGGCATGGCCTTCGTCACGGCATCGCTCCTTCGTCGGGCGGACCTCCCGCGCAGGTTGATCTCGCAGGAGCCATCCTGGTCGCACTCTGGAACTACATGGGCTGGGACAACGCCTCCACCATCGCGCAGGAGGTCGAAGACCCACAGCGGAACTATCCCCGCGCCATGCTCAGTTCCGCGACGGTCGTCATGTTCGTCTACACGCTACCTCTGGCTGCAGTGTGGCTGGCGGGAATCCCTTCGGTCCGCTTCTCGACAGGAGCATGGGTGGATGCTGGGATGCGGTTGGGCGGCTCCTTGCTTGCGCTCACCGTCGTACTGGCGGGCTCGCTCGATGGCCTAGGCACCTTCAACGCGCTTACGCTCTCCTTGACCCGCCTTCCCTACGCGATGGCCGAGGACGGCCTTCTACCTCGCATTCTGACATTGCGATGGGCGAATGGGGTACCGTGGGTCAGCGTACTTGCCTGCTCACTAGGGTGGGCGCTCGCGCTGAGCTTCACCTTCGAGCGGCTCATCGCGATCGACCTCGTCCTCTACGGCGCCGCGCTCATGCTTGAGTTCGTGGCGCTGGTTGCGCTGCGCCTCCGGGAGCCCGCGATGCCTCGTCCCTATCGCGTTCCCGGAGGAATTGGAGCCACAATCGCCATCGGAATCGGCCCAGCACTCCTGATCGTATTTGCTCTCTGGGCAGCGCGCGACGAGAGAGTCGCCGGCCTCCCGGCCCTGGCCTTCGCGACGATGGTAGCGCTGGCCGGGCCCCTGGTCTATCTTCTGATGACCAGCGTCGCTCGCAGGCGGCAGCAAAAAGACAAAGGCCGCTGA
- a CDS encoding inorganic diphosphatase has product MLNYLELPVGPESPEVINAVIEIPHEGINKYEYDKELHVFRLDRNLYSPVHYPGDYGFIPSTLGDDGDPLDVLVLVDAPSFPGCVMEVRPIGLLDMLDQGLGDEKILCVGKGNPRYKDVWNFSEIYPHMLREITHFFSIYKDLEGKRVEVKGWRDASFARNKVLEAQQRFIDNKAKLPALAGAQK; this is encoded by the coding sequence ATGCTGAACTATCTTGAGTTACCCGTGGGCCCAGAGTCACCCGAGGTGATCAACGCGGTCATCGAGATTCCCCATGAGGGCATCAACAAGTACGAATACGACAAGGAACTGCACGTATTTCGTCTGGACCGCAACCTCTACTCGCCGGTGCACTATCCGGGAGACTACGGCTTCATCCCGAGCACGCTGGGCGACGACGGCGACCCGCTCGATGTGCTGGTGCTCGTCGATGCGCCGAGCTTTCCTGGCTGCGTAATGGAAGTGCGCCCCATAGGTCTCCTTGATATGTTGGATCAGGGTTTGGGCGACGAGAAGATTCTTTGTGTCGGCAAAGGCAACCCGCGGTACAAGGACGTCTGGAACTTCTCCGAGATCTACCCGCATATGCTGCGTGAGATCACGCACTTCTTCTCGATCTACAAGGACCTGGAAGGCAAGCGGGTCGAGGTAAAGGGGTGGCGCGACGCGTCCTTTGCCCGGAACAAAGTGCTCGAGGCGCAGCAGCGCTTCATCGACAACAAGGCGAAGTTGCCTGCCCTGGCTGGCGCGCAGAAGTAA
- the purS gene encoding phosphoribosylformylglycinamidine synthase subunit PurS codes for MKAHVYVTLKRTVLDAQGQTINDALRRMQYRGVSDVRQGKYFVLTLDPGLDRAAAQVEVERITKEVLTNPVIEEFTLHLED; via the coding sequence ATGAAGGCTCATGTCTATGTCACGCTCAAACGCACTGTGCTCGATGCTCAGGGGCAAACGATTAACGACGCTCTGCGCCGTATGCAATATCGCGGCGTCTCCGACGTCAGGCAGGGCAAGTACTTCGTATTGACCCTCGACCCTGGCCTTGATCGCGCCGCTGCCCAAGTGGAAGTCGAACGTATCACAAAAGAGGTATTGACCAATCCGGTTATCGAGGAATTCACTCTTCATTTAGAAGACTGA
- a CDS encoding porin family protein, with protein MHTRPTFSRFLLFFAAFLILTSPLTLHAQATAAASKKGDLSVYSGYSAVWPQYLNAPNINSGVSFGVEYTRHLRWYLLPSLVARGKVAPGNTVGERTWGGGIKVEHEFRSFRPYASFILSSGNITFTHPVIDYRGKRYTSDNSIVYAPGGGVDVDITEKWSGRVDYQYEYWNIGTNQSFYPSVLSFGVVYRIPFHPF; from the coding sequence ATGCACACACGGCCAACCTTTAGCCGGTTTTTACTGTTTTTTGCGGCATTTTTAATACTTACTTCGCCGCTCACCCTCCATGCACAGGCAACCGCCGCAGCTTCCAAAAAAGGAGACCTCTCGGTCTACTCTGGCTATTCCGCGGTCTGGCCCCAGTATCTCAATGCACCCAACATAAACAGTGGCGTCTCTTTTGGAGTGGAGTACACCCGCCATCTGCGCTGGTACCTCTTGCCGTCCTTGGTGGCCCGCGGCAAAGTCGCGCCCGGCAATACAGTCGGCGAAAGGACATGGGGCGGAGGCATCAAGGTGGAGCACGAGTTCAGATCCTTTCGCCCTTACGCCAGCTTCATCCTCAGCTCTGGAAACATCACGTTTACGCACCCGGTCATCGATTACCGTGGCAAGCGCTATACCTCTGACAACTCCATCGTCTATGCCCCTGGTGGAGGCGTCGATGTCGACATCACAGAGAAATGGTCGGGGCGCGTCGACTATCAGTACGAGTACTGGAACATCGGAACCAATCAGTCGTTCTATCCCAGCGTCCTGAGCTTTGGCGTCGTCTATCGGATTCCCTTCCATCCCTTCTAG
- the hemE gene encoding uroporphyrinogen decarboxylase, which translates to MSNASVKHVTAQSPAGTPTVGSRFVRACLRRPVDRTPVWLLRQAGRYMPEYMAVRKHHSLLEICRTPEIAAEVTITAAERLGVDAAIIFADLLLPFTPMGLEFEFLAGEGPIVHTPIRSADQVRALRTDRADELNYVARAIEKVAAHFAAPRVDGARGPDNQDQLGIIGFCGAPFTLASYMIEGGSSRNYIETKRMMYGDSVAWPLLMEKLVAVLTAFARQQVEAGADVIQVFDSWAGALSVPDYRQYCLAPTTELVRRIQAMGVPVIYFGVDTATLLPSMRETGADVIGLDWRTPLDAGWEAVGEGCAVQGNLDPITLFAPDDVLRARTREILSAAAGRPGHIFNLGHGIVPGTPVENVIKLVEWVKEYGAQ; encoded by the coding sequence TTGAGCAACGCATCTGTAAAACACGTCACTGCCCAATCCCCTGCTGGAACCCCGACGGTGGGCAGCCGTTTTGTCCGGGCCTGTCTCCGCCGACCTGTCGACCGCACTCCCGTCTGGCTTCTCCGCCAGGCTGGCCGCTACATGCCCGAGTACATGGCCGTCCGCAAGCACCACTCACTGCTTGAGATCTGCCGGACCCCCGAGATCGCCGCCGAGGTCACCATCACCGCCGCAGAGCGGCTCGGCGTCGACGCCGCCATCATCTTCGCGGACCTTCTGCTTCCCTTCACTCCCATGGGACTCGAGTTCGAGTTCCTCGCTGGCGAAGGCCCCATCGTACACACTCCTATTCGCTCTGCCGATCAGGTCCGCGCCCTGCGCACCGACCGCGCCGACGAGCTGAACTACGTCGCTCGCGCCATCGAAAAGGTTGCCGCCCACTTTGCCGCGCCGCGCGTAGACGGCGCCCGCGGCCCTGACAATCAGGATCAGCTCGGCATCATCGGATTCTGCGGCGCCCCATTCACGCTGGCCAGCTACATGATCGAAGGCGGCTCTTCGCGCAATTACATCGAAACCAAGCGCATGATGTACGGCGACTCCGTGGCCTGGCCGTTGCTGATGGAGAAACTCGTTGCTGTGCTCACCGCCTTCGCGCGCCAGCAGGTCGAGGCCGGCGCCGATGTCATTCAGGTCTTCGATAGCTGGGCCGGCGCTCTCAGCGTGCCGGACTATCGCCAATACTGCCTCGCGCCGACCACGGAGCTCGTGCGCCGCATCCAGGCCATGGGAGTTCCGGTCATCTACTTCGGCGTCGACACTGCAACGCTTCTGCCCTCCATGCGCGAGACCGGCGCCGACGTGATCGGCCTCGACTGGCGCACTCCCCTCGACGCGGGCTGGGAGGCCGTCGGCGAAGGCTGCGCTGTGCAGGGCAACCTCGATCCCATCACTCTCTTCGCTCCCGACGACGTCCTTCGTGCGCGAACCCGCGAGATCCTCTCAGCGGCGGCAGGCAGACCCGGCCATATCTTCAACCTCGGCCACGGCATCGTCCCTGGCACTCCGGTCGAAAACGTCATCAAGCTCGTCGAGTGGGTCAAGGAGTACGGAGCGCAATGA
- the hemH gene encoding ferrochelatase, with product MNTNSAVLLLAHGTPNVLGEMAEYLSRVTGGRALPHDVVEELQHRYAQIGLGETPGAEPPPLTKWTLAQGRLLEGLLDGTPVYVAMRNWHPFIADVVAKMRADGITHIKAICLAPQNSRTSIGLYRQALLSATADMEVDFVPAWADHPLLVQAFAEKLWPVWALACAQSGRRVPILFTAHSVPCRTVMTGEASIEGARPGTLAQSTPDPYAVEARRTAALVAERLSVVGLTERDWHFAFQSQGMSGGPWLGPTVEDTLNALKDEGHVGVVMQPIGFLCDHVEILYDIDIAFREIAGELGLQLWRAESLNDSPVLAQALAQIASANTSATSANQDEAATPNAV from the coding sequence ATGAACACGAACAGCGCGGTTCTTCTGCTCGCACACGGTACGCCGAACGTACTGGGCGAGATGGCCGAATATCTCAGCCGCGTCACCGGAGGCCGCGCCCTTCCGCACGACGTCGTTGAGGAGTTGCAGCACCGCTACGCTCAGATCGGCCTCGGCGAAACCCCAGGTGCCGAGCCCCCTCCGCTTACAAAGTGGACGCTCGCGCAAGGCCGCCTCCTCGAGGGCTTGCTCGACGGCACGCCGGTCTACGTGGCCATGCGCAACTGGCACCCCTTTATCGCCGATGTCGTCGCGAAAATGCGGGCAGACGGAATCACGCACATCAAAGCCATCTGCCTGGCGCCGCAGAACTCACGCACGAGCATAGGCCTCTATCGCCAAGCCCTTCTCTCTGCCACCGCTGACATGGAGGTCGACTTCGTCCCAGCCTGGGCCGACCATCCCCTGCTCGTGCAGGCCTTTGCGGAGAAGCTCTGGCCCGTCTGGGCGCTCGCCTGCGCTCAGTCCGGCCGCCGCGTCCCAATCCTCTTCACAGCGCACAGTGTCCCTTGCCGCACTGTGATGACGGGCGAGGCCTCCATTGAAGGAGCCCGCCCGGGAACCCTCGCGCAAAGCACGCCCGACCCCTACGCCGTTGAAGCCAGGCGCACCGCGGCCCTCGTCGCCGAGCGCCTCTCCGTCGTCGGCCTAACCGAGCGCGACTGGCACTTCGCTTTCCAGAGCCAGGGCATGAGCGGCGGCCCATGGCTTGGCCCGACCGTCGAAGACACCCTCAACGCCCTCAAAGATGAGGGCCACGTCGGTGTTGTCATGCAACCCATCGGCTTCCTCTGCGATCACGTCGAGATCCTCTACGACATCGACATCGCCTTCCGCGAGATCGCCGGCGAGCTTGGCCTGCAGCTCTGGCGCGCCGAGAGCCTCAACGACTCCCCCGTCCTCGCCCAGGCGCTCGCCCAGATCGCCTCCGCCAACACCTCCGCGACCTCTGCCAACCAGGATGAAGCCGCGACACCGAACGCTGTATGA
- the hemG gene encoding protoporphyrinogen oxidase, producing MKRVAIAGGGIAGLAAAYELAQLARRGEPVQAVLFESSQRLGGIVETVREAGFVIEGGPDGWVSEKPWARQLAEELNLSSELIHSNDTTRKTYVLRDGDLKAMPDGMRMMVPSDLTALDTSDLFSPRARQYFRDEPSRAAELRASAPMHDESVAEFVRRHFGNEVLETIGAPLLSGVFGGDVATLSVRAVMAPFVTMEREYGSLVTALQARAGNSTPALFTTLRSGLGTLIDRIVASIPQQWIHLNTEVSAVARTVEGWHLTTNRGDESFDALFMAAPVHIAQSLLSPIDARAAELMQMDASSAVVVGFAFADATHSLKLPPGFGFLVPQGSGSLLLACTFMDQKFPDRVPEGGRLLRAFFGGESALRLMRCRNDEIAAIARLELARILGPLPEPQVTVIRHLPRSLPQYAVGHLERMAELNERVRALGSLWLLGNAYRGVGLPDLIRDARAAAQSLVACAVS from the coding sequence ATGAAGCGCGTCGCGATTGCTGGCGGTGGAATCGCGGGGTTGGCAGCAGCCTATGAACTCGCGCAGCTTGCCCGCCGCGGAGAGCCTGTGCAGGCCGTGCTGTTTGAGTCTTCGCAGCGCTTGGGCGGCATCGTCGAGACAGTGCGCGAAGCTGGCTTCGTCATCGAAGGCGGCCCCGACGGCTGGGTAAGCGAAAAGCCCTGGGCGCGCCAGCTCGCAGAGGAGCTCAACCTCTCGAGCGAACTGATCCACTCCAACGACACCACCCGCAAGACCTACGTCCTCCGCGACGGCGATCTCAAAGCAATGCCGGACGGCATGCGCATGATGGTTCCTTCTGACCTGACTGCACTCGATACGTCGGACCTCTTCAGCCCGCGGGCCCGGCAGTACTTCCGCGACGAACCCTCCCGTGCCGCCGAGCTGCGCGCCTCCGCACCGATGCACGACGAGAGCGTCGCCGAGTTTGTGCGGCGGCACTTCGGCAATGAAGTGCTCGAGACCATCGGCGCCCCGTTGCTGAGCGGTGTCTTCGGAGGCGATGTCGCCACACTCAGCGTTCGCGCCGTCATGGCTCCCTTCGTCACAATGGAGCGCGAGTACGGCAGCCTCGTCACCGCGCTACAGGCACGCGCCGGGAACTCAACCCCTGCCCTCTTCACAACGCTGCGCAGCGGTCTTGGCACGCTCATCGACCGCATTGTCGCCTCCATCCCGCAGCAGTGGATTCACCTCAACACCGAGGTCTCCGCCGTCGCGCGCACAGTCGAAGGCTGGCACCTCACCACCAACCGAGGCGACGAGAGCTTCGACGCCCTCTTCATGGCAGCCCCCGTTCACATCGCACAATCGCTGCTTAGCCCCATCGACGCCCGCGCCGCCGAACTGATGCAAATGGACGCCAGCTCAGCCGTTGTCGTCGGATTCGCCTTTGCCGACGCCACTCACTCCCTCAAGCTGCCCCCTGGCTTCGGCTTCCTTGTCCCGCAAGGCTCAGGCAGTCTTCTCCTCGCATGCACTTTCATGGATCAGAAGTTCCCCGACCGCGTCCCTGAAGGCGGGCGCCTGCTCCGCGCCTTCTTCGGCGGTGAATCGGCCCTGCGCCTGATGCGCTGCCGCAACGACGAGATCGCCGCCATTGCGCGACTTGAACTCGCCCGTATCCTCGGCCCGCTGCCCGAGCCGCAGGTCACGGTCATCCGCCACTTGCCCCGCTCGCTCCCGCAGTACGCCGTGGGCCATCTCGAACGCATGGCAGAACTCAACGAGCGCGTGCGCGCCCTGGGCTCACTGTGGCTGCTCGGAAACGCGTATCGCGGCGTCGGCCTGCCCGACCTCATTCGAGACGCCCGCGCCGCGGCTCAGTCGCTCGTCGCCTGCGCCGTCTCCTGA